One genomic region from Nocardioides plantarum encodes:
- a CDS encoding aldo/keto reductase, giving the protein MTLQTRTLGTDSPLDVSALGLGCMGMSEFYGTPDEAGGIATIHRALDLGVTFLDTADMYGPFTNERLVGKAIAESSQGRDGVVLATKFGNERGEDGSYLGVNGRPDYVRSACDASLQRLGVDHIDLYYQHRVDKTVPIEETVGAMKELVEAGKVRHLGLSEAGPDTIRRAHAVHPITALQTEYSLFTRDLESEILPVLRELGIGLVPYSPLGRGILTGTITRGSLSDDDSRNSRFPRLNGAALDANLVLVERVKEIAAEKGATPGQLALAWVLAQGDGHVGVAPIPGTKRVAYLEENLGAADVELTTGDLARIADAVPADAVVGDRYGDMSTVEA; this is encoded by the coding sequence ATGACACTCCAGACCCGCACGCTCGGTACCGACTCCCCGCTCGACGTCTCAGCCCTCGGCCTCGGCTGCATGGGCATGTCGGAGTTCTACGGCACCCCCGACGAGGCGGGCGGCATCGCCACCATCCACCGCGCCCTCGACCTCGGGGTCACCTTCCTCGACACCGCCGACATGTACGGCCCGTTCACCAACGAGCGGCTCGTCGGCAAGGCCATCGCCGAGAGCAGCCAGGGCCGCGACGGCGTCGTGCTCGCGACCAAGTTCGGCAACGAGCGCGGCGAGGACGGCTCCTACCTCGGCGTGAACGGCCGCCCCGACTACGTCCGCTCGGCCTGCGACGCCTCGCTGCAGCGGCTCGGCGTCGACCACATCGACCTCTACTACCAGCACCGCGTCGACAAGACGGTCCCGATCGAGGAGACCGTGGGCGCCATGAAGGAGCTCGTCGAGGCCGGCAAGGTGCGCCACCTCGGGCTCTCCGAGGCCGGGCCCGACACGATCCGCCGCGCCCACGCCGTCCACCCGATCACCGCCCTGCAGACCGAGTACTCCCTGTTCACCCGCGACCTCGAGTCCGAGATCCTCCCGGTGCTCCGCGAGCTCGGCATCGGCCTGGTGCCCTACTCCCCGCTCGGGCGCGGCATCCTCACCGGCACCATCACCCGCGGCTCGCTGAGCGACGACGACTCGCGCAACAGCCGCTTCCCGCGGCTCAACGGGGCCGCCCTCGACGCCAACCTGGTGCTGGTCGAGCGGGTCAAGGAGATCGCCGCCGAGAAGGGCGCTACCCCGGGCCAGCTCGCCCTCGCCTGGGTCCTCGCCCAGGGCGACGGCCACGTCGGGGTCGCCCCGATCCCGGGCACCAAGCGGGTCGCCTACCTCGAGGAGAACCTCGGTGCCGCCGACGTGGAGCTCACGACCGGCGACCTGGCCCGCATCGCGGACGCGGTCCCGGCCGACGCCGTCGTCGGCGACCGCTACGGCGACATGAGCACCGTCGAGGCCTGA
- a CDS encoding TetR/AcrR family transcriptional regulator, whose amino-acid sequence MPRISAGSVEEHREQVHQRVFDALATLLGERSLDAISMAQLAAAAGLGRTAIYHHFPDKEAVVVAFASHETSRYLEGLRAGLADVEGPVERFRVYVRHQLEAGQQFHMGLGSQLYAALSRDSMLAIRDHVVEVEQVLRDLLADGVASGDFTVEDEAATMSLVHACLSPRTLPPDAVERFVLRALGSSHPPG is encoded by the coding sequence GTGCCGAGGATCAGCGCCGGCTCCGTCGAGGAGCACCGCGAGCAGGTTCACCAGCGCGTCTTCGACGCCCTGGCGACGCTGCTCGGCGAGCGCAGCCTCGACGCCATCAGCATGGCCCAGCTCGCCGCCGCGGCCGGCCTGGGGCGCACGGCGATCTACCACCACTTCCCCGACAAGGAGGCGGTGGTGGTGGCGTTCGCGTCCCACGAGACCAGTCGCTACCTCGAGGGGCTGCGGGCGGGGCTCGCCGACGTGGAGGGGCCGGTCGAGCGGTTCCGCGTCTACGTGCGCCACCAGCTCGAGGCGGGCCAGCAGTTCCACATGGGCCTGGGCAGCCAGCTCTACGCCGCCCTGTCCCGCGACTCGATGCTCGCCATCCGCGACCACGTCGTCGAGGTCGAGCAGGTGCTGCGCGACCTCCTCGCCGACGGCGTCGCCTCCGGTGACTTCACGGTGGAGGACGAGGCGGCCACGATGTCGCTCGTCCACGCCTGCCTGTCCCCCCGCACCCTGCCCCCCGACGCGGTCGAGCGCTTCGTCCTCCGCGCCCTCGGCTCCTCCCACCCGCCGGGATAG
- a CDS encoding heme oxygenase (biliverdin-producing): MTITADSLATDHPTGTTSLSTAMREGSRAEHEAAESTSFMAELLEGRLVAQAYVDYLARYRGIYAALEDALRTHAGDPLVGAVHDGALERLEAIDADLAHWAPDRDPAAPVDSPAATAYVARIRAAADEAAAGWGGALAAHHYTRYLGDLSGGQAIGRILDRSFDLDGAGVAFYDFAEIPKPKPYKDAYRARLDALHLDEAAVARVVAEVKVVFGLNQAVFVELGESLPAYRR, encoded by the coding sequence ATGACGATCACCGCCGACAGCCTCGCCACCGACCACCCGACCGGCACGACGAGCCTGTCCACCGCGATGCGCGAGGGGTCGAGGGCCGAGCACGAGGCCGCGGAGAGCACCTCCTTCATGGCCGAGCTGCTCGAAGGCCGGCTCGTGGCGCAGGCCTACGTCGACTACCTCGCGCGCTACCGCGGCATCTACGCCGCACTCGAGGACGCGCTCCGCACCCACGCCGGCGACCCGCTGGTCGGCGCCGTCCACGACGGTGCGCTCGAGCGCCTCGAGGCGATCGACGCCGACCTCGCCCACTGGGCCCCCGACCGCGACCCCGCCGCCCCGGTCGACTCCCCCGCCGCGACGGCGTACGTCGCGCGCATCCGCGCCGCGGCCGACGAGGCCGCGGCCGGCTGGGGCGGCGCCCTGGCCGCCCACCACTACACGCGCTACCTCGGCGACCTCTCCGGTGGCCAGGCGATCGGCCGCATCCTCGACCGCAGCTTCGACCTCGACGGCGCCGGCGTCGCGTTCTACGACTTCGCCGAGATCCCGAAACCCAAGCCCTACAAGGACGCCTACCGCGCCCGGCTCGACGCCCTCCACCTCGACGAGGCCGCCGTCGCGCGCGTGGTCGCCGAGGTCAAGGTCGTCTTCGGTCTCAACCAGGCCGTCTTCGTCGAGCTCGGCGAGAGCCTCCCGGCCTACCGCCGCTGA
- a CDS encoding MerR family transcriptional regulator, which translates to MTDGLTIAEAAERLGLTPDTLRYYEKDGLLLRPVGRAASGHRRYGPHDLRWIELVTRLRSTGMAIRDVRRYADLVREGDGTEAARLELMREHRRKVLAQLAEVQEHLGAIDHKIGIYTDILEGRDVGAA; encoded by the coding sequence ATGACCGACGGGCTCACCATCGCCGAGGCGGCCGAGCGGCTCGGGCTCACCCCCGACACGCTCCGCTACTACGAGAAGGACGGGCTGCTCCTGCGTCCCGTCGGCCGCGCCGCCAGCGGCCACCGCCGCTACGGCCCCCACGACCTGCGCTGGATCGAGCTGGTCACCCGACTGCGGTCCACCGGCATGGCGATCCGCGACGTACGCCGCTACGCCGACCTGGTCCGTGAGGGCGACGGCACCGAGGCCGCCCGGCTCGAGCTGATGCGCGAGCACCGGCGCAAGGTGCTGGCCCAGCTGGCCGAGGTCCAGGAGCACCTGGGCGCGATCGACCACAAGATCGGGATCTACACCGACATCCTCGAGGGGCGCGACGTCGGCGCTGCCTGA